The Acidobacteriota bacterium genome contains a region encoding:
- a CDS encoding ABC transporter ATP-binding protein: MTEADSPPMIEAQGLSKIFGTFAALQDVSFSIPRGQVAAFLGPNGAGKSTTLRILTGYLTPTAGVARIAGRDVSRYRIEAAARIGYLPENGPLYPEMTPLELLRFFGEARGLTRDRLDARIEAVVEQCRLEAVLEKSVYKLSKGYRQRLGMAQVLLHEPDILIMDEPTSGLDPNQIREVRELIRHLGKTRTVLLSTHILQEVEAVADHVILIHEGRIVFDGTPGEMAAGTSLAEAFYRLTGRNGREAPEPEVSAASPHGPTPSEETVRGAVPEPDPETRETQA; encoded by the coding sequence ATGACAGAAGCCGACTCCCCACCCATGATCGAGGCCCAGGGGTTGAGCAAGATCTTTGGGACCTTTGCCGCGCTGCAGGACGTCTCCTTCTCGATTCCCCGCGGACAGGTGGCCGCCTTCCTGGGCCCCAACGGGGCCGGCAAGTCGACCACGCTGCGGATCCTGACCGGCTATCTCACACCCACCGCCGGCGTTGCCCGCATTGCGGGGCGGGATGTCTCGCGCTACCGCATCGAAGCGGCAGCCCGGATCGGGTATCTTCCGGAAAACGGTCCTCTCTATCCGGAGATGACTCCTCTGGAGCTGCTGCGGTTCTTCGGCGAGGCCCGGGGGCTGACGCGGGATCGGCTCGACGCGCGCATCGAGGCCGTGGTTGAGCAATGCCGCCTGGAAGCCGTCCTGGAAAAGAGCGTCTACAAGCTCTCCAAGGGCTATCGCCAGCGCCTGGGAATGGCCCAGGTCCTGCTCCACGAGCCCGACATCCTCATCATGGACGAGCCCACCAGCGGCCTGGATCCCAACCAGATCCGCGAGGTTCGGGAGTTGATCCGGCACTTGGGCAAAACCAGGACGGTGCTGCTTTCGACCCACATCCTCCAGGAAGTGGAAGCCGTGGCCGACCACGTCATTCTCATTCACGAGGGCCGAATCGTCTTTGACGGCACGCCCGGGGAGATGGCGGCCGGGACCAGCCTGGCCGAGGCCTTTTACCGCCTGACGGGCAGGAACGGCAGGGAGGCGCCCGAACCGGAAGTCTCCGCTGCAAGTCCGCATGGTCCGACCCCCTCGGAGGAAACGGTCCGGGGCGCCGTGCCCGAACCGGATCCGGAGACAAGGGAGACGCAAGCGTGA
- a CDS encoding CRTAC1 family protein — MLLASIKSLPTLHSSLSTILRTGTVLTFLCSPPPPGDALPADPAAPFSDRTRTMGIDFRHQNGASAQKHLVETMGSGCGLLDYDGDGRLDVLLINGGRTPDSPPFEPRPHALYRNLGGGRLEEVTLEAGLEPTADYGMGVAVGDYDNDGDPDLYLTNFGPNRLYRNDGDGTFSDVTPRAGVAGAEWSTSAAFFDYDRDGAPDLYVVNYLDASFERNPPCEMKGIRAYCHPRHYAGVADRLYRNLGDGRFRDVSRSSGVLNPEGKGLGVVAADFDQDGWVDLYVANDSVRNILLKNNGDGTFADVTLLSGTGYNSQAQAEAGMGVDAADYDGDRLLDIVVTNYDLETNALYRYQGNWLFGDERWRSGLARKDRFLLGFGAGFLDFDNDGDRDLLVVNGHVVDNIERIQPDLSHPQPDQLFENRGGRFLEHEPFYRWSSRQARVGRGAALGDIDNDGDIDVLVSNCGAEPALLINRVGARKNWIQLRLTGTDSSRDAVGTRLTLTTAEGRQTDQITGGGSYLSAGDPRAHFGLGEVARVEEIRIRWPSGKDEVLRDIPANRILQVTEGRASQYSTAPGTRPEAE; from the coding sequence ATGCTTCTCGCATCGATCAAATCACTCCCCACCCTCCACTCCTCACTCTCCACTATCCTGCGGACCGGCACGGTCCTGACCTTCCTGTGTTCTCCGCCCCCCCCTGGCGATGCCCTTCCGGCGGACCCGGCCGCGCCTTTCAGCGACCGGACCCGGACGATGGGCATCGATTTTCGCCACCAGAATGGCGCCTCGGCCCAGAAGCACCTGGTGGAGACCATGGGATCGGGTTGCGGGCTGCTGGACTACGACGGCGACGGCAGGCTGGACGTGCTGCTAATCAACGGCGGCCGCACGCCGGACTCGCCGCCGTTCGAGCCTAGACCCCACGCGCTCTATCGCAACCTGGGCGGCGGGCGCCTGGAGGAGGTGACCCTTGAAGCCGGCCTGGAACCGACGGCCGATTACGGCATGGGAGTCGCCGTGGGCGACTACGACAACGACGGGGACCCCGATCTCTACCTCACCAATTTCGGTCCCAACCGGCTCTACCGCAACGACGGCGACGGCACCTTCAGCGACGTCACCCCCCGGGCGGGCGTTGCCGGCGCCGAATGGAGCACCAGCGCCGCCTTCTTCGATTACGACCGGGACGGAGCTCCCGACCTTTACGTGGTGAACTATCTGGATGCGAGCTTCGAGCGCAATCCGCCCTGCGAGATGAAGGGGATTCGGGCCTATTGCCATCCGCGCCACTATGCCGGGGTGGCCGACCGTCTTTACCGGAACCTGGGCGATGGCCGGTTCCGCGACGTCAGCCGGTCCAGCGGCGTTCTGAACCCCGAGGGCAAGGGCCTGGGAGTGGTGGCGGCCGATTTCGACCAGGACGGCTGGGTCGACCTTTACGTGGCCAACGACTCCGTGCGCAACATCCTGTTGAAGAATAACGGGGACGGGACCTTTGCCGACGTGACGCTTCTTTCTGGGACCGGCTACAACAGCCAGGCCCAGGCCGAAGCAGGGATGGGGGTGGATGCGGCCGACTACGATGGGGACCGCCTCCTGGACATTGTCGTGACCAACTACGACCTGGAGACCAACGCGCTCTACCGCTACCAGGGAAACTGGCTGTTCGGGGACGAGCGCTGGAGGTCGGGCCTGGCGCGGAAAGACCGCTTCCTGCTGGGTTTCGGCGCCGGCTTTCTGGACTTCGACAACGACGGGGACCGGGACCTGCTGGTGGTCAACGGACACGTGGTGGACAACATCGAACGGATCCAGCCCGACCTCTCCCACCCCCAGCCCGATCAGTTGTTCGAAAACCGGGGAGGGAGATTCCTGGAGCACGAGCCCTTCTACCGATGGTCATCCCGGCAGGCGCGGGTAGGCCGGGGCGCGGCCCTGGGAGATATCGACAATGACGGCGACATCGACGTCCTCGTCAGCAACTGCGGGGCAGAGCCGGCCCTGCTCATCAACCGGGTCGGGGCCCGCAAGAACTGGATCCAGCTCCGCTTGACCGGGACCGACAGCAGCCGCGACGCCGTCGGGACCCGCTTGACCCTCACCACGGCAGAGGGGCGGCAGACCGACCAGATCACGGGCGGGGGAAGCTATCTGTCGGCCGGCGACCCGCGCGCCCACTTCGGGTTGGGGGAGGTGGCCAGGGTGGAGGAGATCCGGATCCGCTGGCCCAGCGGAAAAGACGAAGTCCTCAGGGACATACCCGCCAATCGAATCCTGCAGGTCACCGAGGGTCGCGCCTCCCAGTACTCGACTGCCCCCGGGACCCGCCCGG